One window of the Canis aureus isolate CA01 chromosome 1, VMU_Caureus_v.1.0, whole genome shotgun sequence genome contains the following:
- the DPF1 gene encoding zinc finger protein neuro-d4 isoform X8 gives MATAIQNPLKSLGEDFYREAIEHCRSYNARLCAERSLRLPFLDSQTGVAQNNCYIWMEKTHRGPGLAPGQIYTYPARCWRKKRRLNILEDPRLRPCEYKIDCEAPLKKEGGLPEGPVLEALLCAETGEKKIELKEEETIMDCQKQQLLEFPHDLEVEDLEDDIPRRKNRAKGKAYGIGGLRKRQDTASLEDRDKPYVCDICGKRYKNRPGLSYHYTHTHLAEEEGEENAERHALPFHRKNNHKPKKAPDGTVIPNGYCDFCLGGSKKTGCPEDLISCADCGRSGHPSCLQFTVNMTAAVRTYRWQCIECKSCSLCGTSENDGASWAGLTPQDQLLFCDDCDRGYHMYCLSPPMAEPPEGERRGSWSCHLCLRHLKEKASAYITLT, from the exons ATGGCCACCGCCATTCAGAACCCGCTCAAGTC CCTAGGCGAGGACTTCTACCGCGAGGCCATTGAGCACTGCCGCAGCTACAACGCGCGCCTGTGCGCCGAGCGCAGCCTGCGCCTGCCCTTCCTCGACTCGCAGACCGGCGTGGCCCAGAACAACTGCTACATCTGGATGGAAAAGACCCACCGCGGCCCTG GTTTGGCCCCCGGACAGATCTACACGTACCCGGCGCGCTGTTGGAGAAAGAAACGGAGACTCAACATCTTGGAGGACCCCAGACTGCGGCCCTGCGAGTACAAGATCG ACTGTGAGGCACCCCTGAAGAAGGAGGGCGGCCTCCCAGAAGGGCCAGTCCTTGAGGCGCTACTGTGTGCGGAGACAGGGGAGAAGAAGATTGAGTTGAAGGAGGAGGAGACCATTATGGACTGCCAG AAACAGCAGCTGCTGGAGTTTCCACATGATCTTGAGGTGGAAGACTTGGAGGATGACATTCCCAGGAGGAAGAACAGGGCCAAAGGAAAG GCATACGGCATCGGGGGTCTCCGGAAACGCCAGGACACCGCTTCCCTCGAGGACCGAGACAAGCCGTATGTCTGTGATA TCTGTGGGAAACGGTATAAGAACCGGCCAGGGCTCAGCTACCACTACACCCACACCCACCTggctgaggaggagggggaggagaacgCGGAGCGCCACGCCCTGCCCTTCCACCGGAAAAACAACCATAAAC CCAAGAAGGCACCTGACGGCACTGTCATCCCCAACGGCTACTGTGACTTCTGTCTGGGTGGCTCCAAGAAGACTGGGTGTCCCGAGGACCTCATCTCCTGTGCTGACTGTGGGCGATCAG GACACCCCTCATGTTTACAGTTTACGGTGAACATGACGGCAGCCGTGCGGACCTACCGCTGGCAGTGCATCGAGTGCAAGTCCTGCAGCCTGTGTGGTACCTCGGAGAATGAC GGTGCCAGCTGGGCGGGTCTCACCCCCCAGGACCAGCTGCTGTTTTGTGACGACTGCGATCGGGGTTACCACATGTACTGCCTGAGTCCTCCCATGGCGGAGCCCCCGGAAGGTGAGAGAAGAG ggagctggaGTTGTCACCTCTGTCTTCGGCACCTGAAAGAAAAGGCCTCTGCCTACATCACCCTCACCTAG
- the DPF1 gene encoding zinc finger protein neuro-d4 isoform X7, with translation MGGLSARPSAGRTDPAGTCWGQDPGSKMATVIPGPLSLGEDFYREAIEHCRSYNARLCAERSLRLPFLDSQTGVAQNNCYIWMEKTHRGPGLAPGQIYTYPARCWRKKRRLNILEDPRLRPCEYKIDCEAPLKKEGGLPEGPVLEALLCAETGEKKIELKEEETIMDCQKQQLLEFPHDLEVEDLEDDIPRRKNRAKGKAYGIGGLRKRQDTASLEDRDKPYVCDICGKRYKNRPGLSYHYTHTHLAEEEGEENAERHALPFHRKNNHKQFYKELAWVPEAQRKHTAKKAPDGTVIPNGYCDFCLGGSKKTGCPEDLISCADCGRSGHPSCLQFTVNMTAAVRTYRWQCIECKSCSLCGTSENDGASWAGLTPQDQLLFCDDCDRGYHMYCLSPPMAEPPEGSWSCHLCLRHLKEKASAYITLT, from the exons ATGGGCGGCCTCAGCGCCCGCCCGAGCGCTGGGAGGACCGACCCGGCGGGGACCTGCTGGGGGCAGGACCCGGGGAGCAAGATGGCCACGGTCATCCCCGGCCCCCTGAG CCTAGGCGAGGACTTCTACCGCGAGGCCATTGAGCACTGCCGCAGCTACAACGCGCGCCTGTGCGCCGAGCGCAGCCTGCGCCTGCCCTTCCTCGACTCGCAGACCGGCGTGGCCCAGAACAACTGCTACATCTGGATGGAAAAGACCCACCGCGGCCCTG GTTTGGCCCCCGGACAGATCTACACGTACCCGGCGCGCTGTTGGAGAAAGAAACGGAGACTCAACATCTTGGAGGACCCCAGACTGCGGCCCTGCGAGTACAAGATCG ACTGTGAGGCACCCCTGAAGAAGGAGGGCGGCCTCCCAGAAGGGCCAGTCCTTGAGGCGCTACTGTGTGCGGAGACAGGGGAGAAGAAGATTGAGTTGAAGGAGGAGGAGACCATTATGGACTGCCAG AAACAGCAGCTGCTGGAGTTTCCACATGATCTTGAGGTGGAAGACTTGGAGGATGACATTCCCAGGAGGAAGAACAGGGCCAAAGGAAAG GCATACGGCATCGGGGGTCTCCGGAAACGCCAGGACACCGCTTCCCTCGAGGACCGAGACAAGCCGTATGTCTGTGATA TCTGTGGGAAACGGTATAAGAACCGGCCAGGGCTCAGCTACCACTACACCCACACCCACCTggctgaggaggagggggaggagaacgCGGAGCGCCACGCCCTGCCCTTCCACCGGAAAAACAACCATAAAC agTTTTACAAAGAATTGGCCTGGGTCCCTGAGGCACAGAGGAAACACACAG CCAAGAAGGCACCTGACGGCACTGTCATCCCCAACGGCTACTGTGACTTCTGTCTGGGTGGCTCCAAGAAGACTGGGTGTCCCGAGGACCTCATCTCCTGTGCTGACTGTGGGCGATCAG GACACCCCTCATGTTTACAGTTTACGGTGAACATGACGGCAGCCGTGCGGACCTACCGCTGGCAGTGCATCGAGTGCAAGTCCTGCAGCCTGTGTGGTACCTCGGAGAATGAC GGTGCCAGCTGGGCGGGTCTCACCCCCCAGGACCAGCTGCTGTTTTGTGACGACTGCGATCGGGGTTACCACATGTACTGCCTGAGTCCTCCCATGGCGGAGCCCCCGGAAG ggagctggaGTTGTCACCTCTGTCTTCGGCACCTGAAAGAAAAGGCCTCTGCCTACATCACCCTCACCTAG
- the DPF1 gene encoding zinc finger protein neuro-d4 isoform X14 — MGGLSARPSAGRTDPAGTCWGQDPGSKMATVIPGPLSLGEDFYREAIEHCRSYNARLCAERSLRLPFLDSQTGVAQNNCYIWMEKTHRGPGLAPGQIYTYPARCWRKKRRLNILEDPRLRPCEYKIDCEAPLKKEGGLPEGPVLEALLCAETGEKKIELKEEETIMDCQKQQLLEFPHDLEVEDLEDDIPRRKNRAKGKAYGIGGLRKRQDTASLEDRDKPYVCDKFYKELAWVPEAQRKHTAKKAPDGTVIPNGYCDFCLGGSKKTGCPEDLISCADCGRSGHPSCLQFTVNMTAAVRTYRWQCIECKSCSLCGTSENDGASWAGLTPQDQLLFCDDCDRGYHMYCLSPPMAEPPEGSWSCHLCLRHLKEKASAYITLT, encoded by the exons ATGGGCGGCCTCAGCGCCCGCCCGAGCGCTGGGAGGACCGACCCGGCGGGGACCTGCTGGGGGCAGGACCCGGGGAGCAAGATGGCCACGGTCATCCCCGGCCCCCTGAG CCTAGGCGAGGACTTCTACCGCGAGGCCATTGAGCACTGCCGCAGCTACAACGCGCGCCTGTGCGCCGAGCGCAGCCTGCGCCTGCCCTTCCTCGACTCGCAGACCGGCGTGGCCCAGAACAACTGCTACATCTGGATGGAAAAGACCCACCGCGGCCCTG GTTTGGCCCCCGGACAGATCTACACGTACCCGGCGCGCTGTTGGAGAAAGAAACGGAGACTCAACATCTTGGAGGACCCCAGACTGCGGCCCTGCGAGTACAAGATCG ACTGTGAGGCACCCCTGAAGAAGGAGGGCGGCCTCCCAGAAGGGCCAGTCCTTGAGGCGCTACTGTGTGCGGAGACAGGGGAGAAGAAGATTGAGTTGAAGGAGGAGGAGACCATTATGGACTGCCAG AAACAGCAGCTGCTGGAGTTTCCACATGATCTTGAGGTGGAAGACTTGGAGGATGACATTCCCAGGAGGAAGAACAGGGCCAAAGGAAAG GCATACGGCATCGGGGGTCTCCGGAAACGCCAGGACACCGCTTCCCTCGAGGACCGAGACAAGCCGTATGTCTGTGATA agTTTTACAAAGAATTGGCCTGGGTCCCTGAGGCACAGAGGAAACACACAG CCAAGAAGGCACCTGACGGCACTGTCATCCCCAACGGCTACTGTGACTTCTGTCTGGGTGGCTCCAAGAAGACTGGGTGTCCCGAGGACCTCATCTCCTGTGCTGACTGTGGGCGATCAG GACACCCCTCATGTTTACAGTTTACGGTGAACATGACGGCAGCCGTGCGGACCTACCGCTGGCAGTGCATCGAGTGCAAGTCCTGCAGCCTGTGTGGTACCTCGGAGAATGAC GGTGCCAGCTGGGCGGGTCTCACCCCCCAGGACCAGCTGCTGTTTTGTGACGACTGCGATCGGGGTTACCACATGTACTGCCTGAGTCCTCCCATGGCGGAGCCCCCGGAAG ggagctggaGTTGTCACCTCTGTCTTCGGCACCTGAAAGAAAAGGCCTCTGCCTACATCACCCTCACCTAG
- the DPF1 gene encoding zinc finger protein neuro-d4 isoform X5 yields MGGLSARPSAGRTDPAGTCWGQDPGSKMATVIPGPLSLGEDFYREAIEHCRSYNARLCAERSLRLPFLDSQTGVAQNNCYIWMEKTHRGPGLAPGQIYTYPARCWRKKRRLNILEDPRLRPCEYKIDCEAPLKKEGGLPEGPVLEALLCAETGEKKIELKEEETIMDCQKQQLLEFPHDLEVEDLEDDIPRRKNRAKGKAYGIGGLRKRQDTASLEDRDKPYVCDICGKRYKNRPGLSYHYTHTHLAEEEGEENAERHALPFHRKNNHKQFYKELAWVPEAQRKHTAKKAPDGTVIPNGYCDFCLGGSKKTGCPEDLISCADCGRSGHPSCLQFTVNMTAAVRTYRWQCIECKSCSLCGTSENDGASWAGLTPQDQLLFCDDCDRGYHMYCLSPPMAEPPEGERRGSWSCHLCLRHLKEKASAYITLT; encoded by the exons ATGGGCGGCCTCAGCGCCCGCCCGAGCGCTGGGAGGACCGACCCGGCGGGGACCTGCTGGGGGCAGGACCCGGGGAGCAAGATGGCCACGGTCATCCCCGGCCCCCTGAG CCTAGGCGAGGACTTCTACCGCGAGGCCATTGAGCACTGCCGCAGCTACAACGCGCGCCTGTGCGCCGAGCGCAGCCTGCGCCTGCCCTTCCTCGACTCGCAGACCGGCGTGGCCCAGAACAACTGCTACATCTGGATGGAAAAGACCCACCGCGGCCCTG GTTTGGCCCCCGGACAGATCTACACGTACCCGGCGCGCTGTTGGAGAAAGAAACGGAGACTCAACATCTTGGAGGACCCCAGACTGCGGCCCTGCGAGTACAAGATCG ACTGTGAGGCACCCCTGAAGAAGGAGGGCGGCCTCCCAGAAGGGCCAGTCCTTGAGGCGCTACTGTGTGCGGAGACAGGGGAGAAGAAGATTGAGTTGAAGGAGGAGGAGACCATTATGGACTGCCAG AAACAGCAGCTGCTGGAGTTTCCACATGATCTTGAGGTGGAAGACTTGGAGGATGACATTCCCAGGAGGAAGAACAGGGCCAAAGGAAAG GCATACGGCATCGGGGGTCTCCGGAAACGCCAGGACACCGCTTCCCTCGAGGACCGAGACAAGCCGTATGTCTGTGATA TCTGTGGGAAACGGTATAAGAACCGGCCAGGGCTCAGCTACCACTACACCCACACCCACCTggctgaggaggagggggaggagaacgCGGAGCGCCACGCCCTGCCCTTCCACCGGAAAAACAACCATAAAC agTTTTACAAAGAATTGGCCTGGGTCCCTGAGGCACAGAGGAAACACACAG CCAAGAAGGCACCTGACGGCACTGTCATCCCCAACGGCTACTGTGACTTCTGTCTGGGTGGCTCCAAGAAGACTGGGTGTCCCGAGGACCTCATCTCCTGTGCTGACTGTGGGCGATCAG GACACCCCTCATGTTTACAGTTTACGGTGAACATGACGGCAGCCGTGCGGACCTACCGCTGGCAGTGCATCGAGTGCAAGTCCTGCAGCCTGTGTGGTACCTCGGAGAATGAC GGTGCCAGCTGGGCGGGTCTCACCCCCCAGGACCAGCTGCTGTTTTGTGACGACTGCGATCGGGGTTACCACATGTACTGCCTGAGTCCTCCCATGGCGGAGCCCCCGGAAGGTGAGAGAAGAG ggagctggaGTTGTCACCTCTGTCTTCGGCACCTGAAAGAAAAGGCCTCTGCCTACATCACCCTCACCTAG
- the DPF1 gene encoding zinc finger protein neuro-d4 isoform X10, giving the protein MGGLSARPSAGRTDPAGTCWGQDPGSKMATVIPGPLSLGEDFYREAIEHCRSYNARLCAERSLRLPFLDSQTGVAQNNCYIWMEKTHRGPGLAPGQIYTYPARCWRKKRRLNILEDPRLRPCEYKIDCEAPLKKEGGLPEGPVLEALLCAETGEKKIELKEEETIMDCQKQQLLEFPHDLEVEDLEDDIPRRKNRAKGKAYGIGGLRKRQDTASLEDRDKPYVCDICGKRYKNRPGLSYHYTHTHLAEEEGEENAERHALPFHRKNNHKQFYKELAWVPEAQRKHTAKKAPDGTVIPNGYCDFCLGGSKKTGCPEDLISCADCGRSGHPSCLQFTVNMTAAVRTYRWQCIECKSCSLCGTSENDDQLLFCDDCDRGYHMYCLSPPMAEPPEGSWSCHLCLRHLKEKASAYITLT; this is encoded by the exons ATGGGCGGCCTCAGCGCCCGCCCGAGCGCTGGGAGGACCGACCCGGCGGGGACCTGCTGGGGGCAGGACCCGGGGAGCAAGATGGCCACGGTCATCCCCGGCCCCCTGAG CCTAGGCGAGGACTTCTACCGCGAGGCCATTGAGCACTGCCGCAGCTACAACGCGCGCCTGTGCGCCGAGCGCAGCCTGCGCCTGCCCTTCCTCGACTCGCAGACCGGCGTGGCCCAGAACAACTGCTACATCTGGATGGAAAAGACCCACCGCGGCCCTG GTTTGGCCCCCGGACAGATCTACACGTACCCGGCGCGCTGTTGGAGAAAGAAACGGAGACTCAACATCTTGGAGGACCCCAGACTGCGGCCCTGCGAGTACAAGATCG ACTGTGAGGCACCCCTGAAGAAGGAGGGCGGCCTCCCAGAAGGGCCAGTCCTTGAGGCGCTACTGTGTGCGGAGACAGGGGAGAAGAAGATTGAGTTGAAGGAGGAGGAGACCATTATGGACTGCCAG AAACAGCAGCTGCTGGAGTTTCCACATGATCTTGAGGTGGAAGACTTGGAGGATGACATTCCCAGGAGGAAGAACAGGGCCAAAGGAAAG GCATACGGCATCGGGGGTCTCCGGAAACGCCAGGACACCGCTTCCCTCGAGGACCGAGACAAGCCGTATGTCTGTGATA TCTGTGGGAAACGGTATAAGAACCGGCCAGGGCTCAGCTACCACTACACCCACACCCACCTggctgaggaggagggggaggagaacgCGGAGCGCCACGCCCTGCCCTTCCACCGGAAAAACAACCATAAAC agTTTTACAAAGAATTGGCCTGGGTCCCTGAGGCACAGAGGAAACACACAG CCAAGAAGGCACCTGACGGCACTGTCATCCCCAACGGCTACTGTGACTTCTGTCTGGGTGGCTCCAAGAAGACTGGGTGTCCCGAGGACCTCATCTCCTGTGCTGACTGTGGGCGATCAG GACACCCCTCATGTTTACAGTTTACGGTGAACATGACGGCAGCCGTGCGGACCTACCGCTGGCAGTGCATCGAGTGCAAGTCCTGCAGCCTGTGTGGTACCTCGGAGAATGAC GACCAGCTGCTGTTTTGTGACGACTGCGATCGGGGTTACCACATGTACTGCCTGAGTCCTCCCATGGCGGAGCCCCCGGAAG ggagctggaGTTGTCACCTCTGTCTTCGGCACCTGAAAGAAAAGGCCTCTGCCTACATCACCCTCACCTAG
- the DPF1 gene encoding zinc finger protein neuro-d4 isoform X15, translating into MEKTHRGPGLAPGQIYTYPARCWRKKRRLNILEDPRLRPCEYKIDCEAPLKKEGGLPEGPVLEALLCAETGEKKIELKEEETIMDCQKQQLLEFPHDLEVEDLEDDIPRRKNRAKGKAYGIGGLRKRQDTASLEDRDKPYVCDICGKRYKNRPGLSYHYTHTHLAEEEGEENAERHALPFHRKNNHKQFYKELAWVPEAQRKHTAKKAPDGTVIPNGYCDFCLGGSKKTGCPEDLISCADCGRSGHPSCLQFTVNMTAAVRTYRWQCIECKSCSLCGTSENDGASWAGLTPQDQLLFCDDCDRGYHMYCLSPPMAEPPEGERRGSWSCHLCLRHLKEKASAYITLT; encoded by the exons ATGGAAAAGACCCACCGCGGCCCTG GTTTGGCCCCCGGACAGATCTACACGTACCCGGCGCGCTGTTGGAGAAAGAAACGGAGACTCAACATCTTGGAGGACCCCAGACTGCGGCCCTGCGAGTACAAGATCG ACTGTGAGGCACCCCTGAAGAAGGAGGGCGGCCTCCCAGAAGGGCCAGTCCTTGAGGCGCTACTGTGTGCGGAGACAGGGGAGAAGAAGATTGAGTTGAAGGAGGAGGAGACCATTATGGACTGCCAG AAACAGCAGCTGCTGGAGTTTCCACATGATCTTGAGGTGGAAGACTTGGAGGATGACATTCCCAGGAGGAAGAACAGGGCCAAAGGAAAG GCATACGGCATCGGGGGTCTCCGGAAACGCCAGGACACCGCTTCCCTCGAGGACCGAGACAAGCCGTATGTCTGTGATA TCTGTGGGAAACGGTATAAGAACCGGCCAGGGCTCAGCTACCACTACACCCACACCCACCTggctgaggaggagggggaggagaacgCGGAGCGCCACGCCCTGCCCTTCCACCGGAAAAACAACCATAAAC agTTTTACAAAGAATTGGCCTGGGTCCCTGAGGCACAGAGGAAACACACAG CCAAGAAGGCACCTGACGGCACTGTCATCCCCAACGGCTACTGTGACTTCTGTCTGGGTGGCTCCAAGAAGACTGGGTGTCCCGAGGACCTCATCTCCTGTGCTGACTGTGGGCGATCAG GACACCCCTCATGTTTACAGTTTACGGTGAACATGACGGCAGCCGTGCGGACCTACCGCTGGCAGTGCATCGAGTGCAAGTCCTGCAGCCTGTGTGGTACCTCGGAGAATGAC GGTGCCAGCTGGGCGGGTCTCACCCCCCAGGACCAGCTGCTGTTTTGTGACGACTGCGATCGGGGTTACCACATGTACTGCCTGAGTCCTCCCATGGCGGAGCCCCCGGAAGGTGAGAGAAGAG ggagctggaGTTGTCACCTCTGTCTTCGGCACCTGAAAGAAAAGGCCTCTGCCTACATCACCCTCACCTAG